GAAACCAACCCTGAATTAGAAAGGGTAAATTTACAGGATAGCCGGCTTTTTTCGGACTATGTATTTGGGAAACTTCACGCTGCCGATGCGTTGGCGGGTGTAGGCGGCTACAATGAACACCGCAGCATTTATCGCCGCAGCGCCCATTTTCAACAAACCGATGAACCGCGCTGCATTCACCTCGGCATTGATATTTGGGCGGCAGCCGGCACACCCGTTTTTTCGCCTTTGGAAGGATATGTCCACAGTTTTGCCAACAATGCCAATTTCGGCGATTACGGTCCGACCATCATCCTCGAACATCAACTTGACGAGCAGCGCTTTTATTCCCTTTACGGCCACCTGAGCGCAGAATCTCTGCATGGGCTGTATGAAGGTAAATTCATTACTAAAGGCGAACAGATTGCCACTTTCGGCCAATTCCCGATCAATGGCGATTGGCCTCCTCACCTGCATTTTCAACTCATGACCGATATGTTGGACCTTAAAGGTGATTTTCCGGGCGTTTGTACGTTGCGGGAACGGGAACGTTTTTTGTCATTATGTCCCAACCCGAACCTGATTCTGGGTATTCCGGGCCTTTGACGGCACCCTCTTTTTTGCCTTTCTACGCCATTTTCCGTCAGAACAAGTCAGTCGTTGACGGCAAAAGAATTACCTTTGCAGGTATTCAGCGCCATCATGACGCTGAAGTATTACTAAAAATTAATAAAAAAGCAGTAAAACATGGGAAATCGCCGTTTGCGAATGGGTCAATATAATCGGCTTCAAGTCGTGAAACGCCTGGACTTCGGAATTTATTTGGACGGGTACGAAGATGAGATTCTGGTCCCGACCCGCTATGTTCCCGAAGGCGTCGAAATCGGTGATTATCTGGATGTTTTTGTGTACCGCGATTCGGAAGACCGTGTCATTGCCACTACCCTTGAGCCTTACGGTACGGTTGGTGAGTTTGCCTACCTGACGGTCAATGCCGTTACGTCGTCGGGTGTTTTTATGGATTGGGGACTACCCAAGGATTTGTTTGTGCCGTTTAAACAGCAACGTGACAATATGCTTGTCGGTAAGTCTTTTTTGGTCTTCATTCACCTCGACTCCCAAACCGACCGCATTGTAGCCTCCGCTAAGATTGAGCGTTTTCTGGACGAAGATATTTCCGAATTAAAAGAAGGAATGGAGGTCGAACTTCTTCCGTTTGAATATACGGATTTGGGAATAAAAGCCCTTATCAATCAGCGGTATTTGGGAGTATTGTACCATGGGGAAGTCTTTAAAGCCATTGATTTAGGAAAACCGACCAAAGGCTACATCAAAAAGATCAGAGACGA
Above is a window of Runella slithyformis DSM 19594 DNA encoding:
- a CDS encoding peptidoglycan DD-metalloendopeptidase family protein encodes the protein MITELLKKHPLFFAPVVPFNWSEGRFMVLDFSETNPELERVNLQDSRLFSDYVFGKLHAADALAGVGGYNEHRSIYRRSAHFQQTDEPRCIHLGIDIWAAAGTPVFSPLEGYVHSFANNANFGDYGPTIILEHQLDEQRFYSLYGHLSAESLHGLYEGKFITKGEQIATFGQFPINGDWPPHLHFQLMTDMLDLKGDFPGVCTLRERERFLSLCPNPNLILGIPGL
- a CDS encoding CvfB family protein, whose protein sequence is MGNRRLRMGQYNRLQVVKRLDFGIYLDGYEDEILVPTRYVPEGVEIGDYLDVFVYRDSEDRVIATTLEPYGTVGEFAYLTVNAVTSSGVFMDWGLPKDLFVPFKQQRDNMLVGKSFLVFIHLDSQTDRIVASAKIERFLDEDISELKEGMEVELLPFEYTDLGIKALINQRYLGVLYHGEVFKAIDLGKPTKGYIKKIRDDLKIDVSLVEQSYNRISDSKAGLYQKLEAEGGFLPFTDKSDPALIHKTFGMSKKDFKKAIGGLFKEGKIRLEADGIHKV